A genome region from Chitinophagales bacterium includes the following:
- a CDS encoding CBS domain-containing protein → MKLSASLYSSKQSSLIDAAKELEPYMVDYWHIDSREDFSVFADIDSLKKVSETPVDLHIITKNPADFSPELGRDNIRRVAFQIEEIEGQFDFPKLENKELGLAIMVGHPKLEETIAQYENQVDFVLLMMTTPGVSGGRFDKNHFAIISHLVHKFPNIQWCVDGGVNHEISYILRLIGVQSAVVGSYLLNHENMAQAILKIRSNHVRSEYHVVDFCIALENLPIVTEKTRVVDLLTIIQKHKLGIAFYVNENGALEGVISNADIRRVLIEGKFSYDMTIQEFVNRNPKCILESDSTSDMLEYIQKINFPILVLPVVDSNRLLKGAVSFHKLLRED, encoded by the coding sequence TTGAAATTATCCGCCAGTTTATATTCGAGCAAACAATCAAGTTTGATAGATGCTGCTAAGGAGTTGGAGCCGTATATGGTGGATTATTGGCATATCGATAGTCGAGAGGATTTCTCAGTATTTGCAGATATTGACAGCTTAAAAAAAGTTTCAGAGACTCCCGTTGACTTGCATATTATAACAAAAAATCCAGCAGATTTTTCCCCCGAATTAGGGCGAGATAATATTCGTAGAGTCGCTTTTCAGATAGAGGAGATCGAAGGTCAATTTGATTTTCCTAAGCTGGAAAATAAAGAACTGGGATTGGCTATTATGGTGGGTCATCCTAAATTAGAAGAAACGATAGCACAGTATGAAAATCAGGTAGATTTTGTATTATTGATGATGACAACTCCAGGGGTAAGTGGAGGTCGTTTTGACAAAAATCATTTTGCGATTATTTCTCATCTCGTACATAAATTTCCTAATATCCAATGGTGTGTAGATGGCGGTGTTAACCACGAAATTTCTTATATATTGCGACTCATAGGGGTGCAAAGTGCTGTGGTAGGCTCTTATCTACTCAATCACGAAAATATGGCTCAAGCTATTTTGAAGATTAGAAGTAATCATGTGCGATCAGAATATCATGTTGTAGATTTTTGTATTGCCTTAGAGAATTTACCAATAGTCACTGAAAAAACAAGGGTCGTAGACTTATTGACAATTATTCAAAAACATAAGCTAGGAATAGCATTTTATGTCAACGAGAATGGAGCCTTAGAAGGGGTAATTTCGAATGCGGATATTCGCAGAGTTCTAATCGAAGGTAAGTTTAGTTACGATATGACTATTCAGGAATTTGTGAATCGAAATCCAAAGTGCATTCTAGAATCGGATTCCACTTCAGATATGTTAGAATATATACAAAAAATTAACTTCCCAATCTT
- a CDS encoding ribose-phosphate pyrophosphokinase gives MQETEVKLISGRGSKTLSESISKIMNIPLCDVIVNQFSDGEFQPVINDSIRGHHVFIIQSTFQPSDNLMELLMLVDACKRASARYITVVMPYYGYARQDRKDRPRVSIASKLVADLLTVAGASRVMTMDVHADQIQGFFDIPLDHLFGSSIFIPYISSLNLDDLCIAAPDVGSTKRARFYAQQFNCEMVICDKYRKKHNEVAEMTLIGDVSGKNVILVDDIIDTGNTLCKAADLIMEKGAKSVRAMCTHPVLSGKAYENVENSSLVELAVSDTIPLKKESKKVKVITVADLFASAIESTFQYKSIHSLFIKNTLKSS, from the coding sequence ATGCAGGAAACGGAAGTCAAATTGATTAGTGGTCGAGGATCTAAAACCCTATCGGAGTCTATATCCAAGATTATGAACATCCCTTTATGTGATGTCATAGTCAATCAGTTTAGTGATGGAGAGTTCCAGCCAGTGATCAATGATTCTATCAGAGGACATCACGTTTTTATCATTCAATCTACTTTTCAGCCATCAGATAACCTTATGGAGCTTCTGATGCTTGTAGATGCCTGTAAAAGAGCTTCGGCAAGATATATCACAGTCGTAATGCCTTATTATGGCTATGCTAGACAGGATAGAAAAGACAGACCACGTGTGAGTATTGCATCCAAGCTTGTGGCAGACCTCTTGACGGTAGCAGGAGCCAGTAGAGTCATGACCATGGATGTGCATGCAGATCAGATTCAAGGCTTTTTTGATATTCCTTTGGATCACCTTTTTGGGTCTTCAATTTTTATACCTTATATATCTAGTCTGAATCTAGATGATCTCTGTATAGCAGCGCCAGACGTAGGAAGTACCAAACGGGCTAGATTCTATGCACAGCAGTTTAACTGTGAAATGGTCATCTGCGATAAGTATAGAAAGAAGCACAATGAAGTAGCAGAAATGACTCTTATAGGTGATGTCAGCGGAAAAAATGTCATTCTGGTAGATGACATTATTGATACGGGAAATACCTTGTGCAAGGCTGCAGACCTTATCATGGAAAAAGGAGCTAAGAGTGTGAGAGCTATGTGTACCCACCCGGTCTTAAGTGGTAAGGCTTATGAGAATGTAGAAAATTCGTCCTTAGTAGAATTAGCCGTTTCGGATACTATTCCACTCAAAAAAGAAAGTAAAAAAGTAAAAGTAATCACGGTGGCGGATTTATTTGCCAGCGCGATAGAAAGTACCTTTCAGTACAAATCAATTCATTCATTATTTATTAAAAACACATTAAAATCATCATAA
- a CDS encoding type II toxin-antitoxin system RelE/ParE family toxin, giving the protein MSDLGDNPRPSGYKKLKSRPGYRVRVGDYRIIYDIFDQKLLVDVIAL; this is encoded by the coding sequence ATATCAGACTTAGGAGACAATCCTCGACCATCAGGTTATAAGAAGTTAAAAAGTCGTCCTGGATATAGGGTTAGAGTAGGGGATTATAGAATCATTTATGATATTTTCGATCAAAAACTACTTGTAGATGTCATTGCATTATAA
- a CDS encoding 50S ribosomal protein L25 — MEIVKLEAQKREQIGKKATKAVRNGDLVPCNLYGGGENISFTVEYNPLKKGIYTDKFKIFEINIAGQVKKAIVKEIQFHPVTDSMIHIDFQELSAGKKVKTEIPIIAKGFSKGQQAGGKLEIKLRKIKIKADADKIPTFVEVDVTPLELGKSLRVRDIVTNGWEILNAPAIPIISISIPRALRSAQTAAAAAGK; from the coding sequence ATGGAAATCGTAAAATTAGAGGCTCAAAAAAGAGAGCAAATCGGGAAAAAAGCCACCAAAGCAGTGCGTAATGGCGACCTAGTACCATGTAATCTATACGGCGGTGGTGAGAATATCTCTTTTACTGTAGAATATAATCCTTTGAAGAAAGGAATTTATACAGATAAATTTAAGATATTTGAAATCAATATAGCTGGACAGGTAAAAAAAGCTATCGTCAAAGAAATTCAGTTTCATCCAGTTACTGATAGCATGATTCATATCGACTTTCAGGAGCTATCTGCCGGAAAGAAAGTGAAGACAGAAATTCCTATCATAGCTAAAGGCTTCTCTAAAGGCCAGCAAGCAGGTGGTAAATTGGAAATTAAATTGAGAAAAATTAAGATCAAGGCTGATGCCGATAAGATACCTACATTCGTAGAGGTGGATGTCACTCCATTGGAGCTTGGAAAGTCTCTGAGAGTAAGAGATATTGTGACGAATGGTTGGGAAATATTAAATGCACCGGCTATTCCTATCATCTCTATCTCTATCCCTAGAGCATTGAGAAGCGCACAGACCGCCGCAGCTGCAGCAGGAAAATAA
- a CDS encoding 30S ribosomal protein S16 codes for MATKIRLQRHGRSKRPYYYIVVADSRAKRDGKFIDRIGNYNPLTVPATIDIDFDKAFDWVMKGAEPSDTCARILSYKGVLYKKHLARGVRKGALTEQEMETKLQEWLAGKEKSVEAHIEQVAKSKAAKKAAALAEETKKKEEYAKKLEEAAKPAEETPAETAEAEVAETPEAEAAAEETAETPAE; via the coding sequence ATGGCAACAAAAATCAGATTACAAAGACACGGTAGAAGTAAAAGACCGTATTACTACATCGTAGTAGCAGACAGCAGAGCGAAGAGAGATGGTAAATTTATCGATCGTATCGGTAACTACAATCCATTGACCGTTCCTGCCACCATAGACATCGACTTTGACAAAGCATTCGACTGGGTCATGAAAGGCGCTGAGCCTTCGGACACCTGTGCGAGAATACTTTCCTACAAAGGCGTTCTTTACAAAAAGCACCTAGCAAGAGGTGTTCGAAAAGGTGCTCTTACAGAGCAAGAAATGGAAACCAAATTGCAAGAATGGCTAGCAGGTAAGGAAAAGTCTGTAGAGGCTCACATAGAACAAGTAGCTAAGTCAAAGGCAGCTAAAAAAGCAGCAGCTTTGGCAGAGGAGACTAAGAAAAAAGAAGAATACGCTAAGAAACTAGAAGAGGCAGCTAAGCCAGCCGAAGAAACTCCAGCTGAAACAGCAGAAGCAGAGGTAGCTGAAACTCCTGAAGCAGAGGCTGCTGCTGAGGAAACAGCAGAGACTCCTGCGGAATAA